The Chryseobacterium nakagawai genome has a segment encoding these proteins:
- a CDS encoding DUF3291 domain-containing protein, with the protein MYQLAQINVARMIGMNIEDPVMKEFVEHFDSVNQLAEESNGFVWRLKDEDNNATGFNPFNDEQVIINLSVWKDKESLEYFTYKTFHVDFLRRRKEWFQKYGKAYYVLWWIKDHQYPSIEEALERLEYLQKNGPSEYAFSFQTAFQKPELNF; encoded by the coding sequence ATGTATCAATTAGCACAGATTAACGTGGCCAGAATGATTGGGATGAATATTGAAGACCCGGTAATGAAAGAATTTGTAGAGCATTTTGATTCAGTGAATCAACTGGCGGAAGAGAGCAATGGTTTTGTATGGAGATTAAAGGATGAAGATAATAATGCCACAGGTTTTAATCCGTTTAATGATGAGCAGGTGATCATCAATCTCTCTGTATGGAAAGATAAAGAATCATTAGAATACTTTACTTATAAGACTTTTCATGTGGATTTTTTACGAAGAAGAAAAGAATGGTTTCAAAAATATGGGAAAGCGTATTATGTACTGTGGTGGATTAAAGATCATCAATATCCAAGTATAGAAGAAGCGTTGGAAAGATTAGAATATCTCCAGAAGAATGGTCCTTCGGAATATGCTTTCAGTTTTCAAACTGCATTTCAGAAGCCGGAATTAAATTTTTAA
- a CDS encoding thioredoxin family protein, with product MKYSKIIVIVALLLFQLGAAQEKADVVLKKASTEAKVGKKNVLLVFHASWCKWCKMMEKNMNLPETQPIFGSRFITAYVDVQERGEKKSLENPGGQELMNKYKGENAGLPFWLILNPEGKVLADSFNAKGENLGSPSTPEEVATFIAKLEKASKLKKEEISIIEKVFTKK from the coding sequence ATGAAATATTCAAAGATTATTGTCATCGTTGCGCTATTGCTGTTTCAGCTGGGTGCAGCACAGGAAAAAGCGGATGTTGTATTAAAGAAAGCATCTACTGAAGCGAAAGTGGGTAAGAAAAATGTTTTATTAGTATTTCATGCTTCGTGGTGCAAATGGTGTAAGATGATGGAAAAAAATATGAATCTTCCAGAAACGCAACCTATTTTCGGGAGCAGATTTATCACAGCTTATGTAGATGTTCAGGAAAGAGGAGAGAAGAAATCTCTTGAAAATCCTGGTGGGCAGGAATTGATGAATAAATACAAAGGAGAAAATGCAGGGCTTCCGTTTTGGCTGATTTTAAATCCGGAAGGAAAAGTGCTGGCAGATTCATTTAATGCCAAAGGAGAAAACTTGGGATCACCTTCCACTCCAGAAGAAGTGGCCACTTTTATCGCGAAGCTTGAGAAAGCTTCAAAACTGAAGAAGGAAGAGATTTCGATCATTGAAAAGGTATTTACCAAAAAGTAA
- a CDS encoding SRPBCC family protein, whose translation MSNIYHSLLIGASREKVYHAITSQSGLSAWWTPHTKTSTEVGSIARFSFGPDYFKEMKIVKLVPFEEIQWHCITGAHEWIGTDISFHLLSGDKETLRKMHPEMAGQIDQLVYDSGTLLIFYHKGWDMYSPMFAECNYTWGQFLRSLKLLCETGKGKPWPHQHRL comes from the coding sequence ATGTCGAACATTTATCATTCTTTACTGATTGGTGCATCAAGAGAAAAAGTTTATCATGCCATCACCAGTCAATCCGGGTTGTCTGCGTGGTGGACACCCCATACCAAAACCAGTACTGAAGTGGGTAGCATTGCCCGGTTCTCTTTTGGTCCGGATTATTTTAAAGAAATGAAAATTGTAAAGCTTGTTCCTTTTGAAGAAATTCAGTGGCATTGTATTACAGGCGCTCATGAGTGGATAGGAACTGATATTTCATTTCATCTTTTATCAGGAGATAAAGAAACATTACGCAAAATGCATCCGGAAATGGCAGGCCAAATTGATCAGTTAGTATATGACAGCGGTACTTTATTAATTTTCTATCACAAAGGATGGGATATGTACTCGCCTATGTTCGCTGAATGTAATTACACCTGGGGACAGTTTTTGAGAAGCTTAAAATTACTTTGCGAAACAGGGAAAGGAAAGCCATGGCCCCATCAGCATCGTTTATGA
- a CDS encoding RHS repeat-associated core domain-containing protein: MKYYNKKIKLFSTFILSCISILGLSQTSSPQKFHDTKGNIEVTQAGQLQYTLPIDLPPGVKNTAPNMSLVYVSGAGNGLAGYGWNISGITSISRVGKNLEKDGVKKAVKLDYYDHFSFNGQRLILKSGEYGKDGAEYVTEKYSNIKIKSFGTLIGQIQGPFYWEVTFEDGSQAWFGETSAESATARTFIDYNIVKSKDANGNTVKYNYQLEDNVAVIKSVEWGGNEDQNTPHFNKIEFTYTTRPIPETAYVAGMLFSQSKLLASITISTNSQQYKKYNVSYKKDLQETGYRYLDKITILNGKNEEANPVTFTYEKSMDLPNPNIRTWETSSSLRPKEGEDLVGDFDGDGNLDLLRYHSATSQTIQQIGLYLYSNLYNAKYNAIVPSYLGNIITLTDFKGATAVNLKKGNLIHNRQGFVTNKSVTNPSTSKKDLELSFYSLTGSNQLNLDYKKVIPSASWDHTSGTSQNGTKTEVRGLTGVDFNGDGLSELVLKLSDKVCSSIPANNSDKLPFECNYYMRYHVIDPDESIPNNEWFYLLNLYPDFEKRDKDVFTTHRVGDFNGDGIFDFLKLDQNKKPFLITFQKNLQGKYTSEVAPYPINSVNNQSLLGLWEDCVVGDYNGDGLSDIMVPSSDDSPLWYLYTSKGNGFIDNTVNFEKPRKNRVVTKDPNDRIDVLNPRTYVAYDINNDGKAELIRLTSDRMYLKDHIQDSNQGVRYLRVRGTTVNVFSTFGGGGNPPASDSQPYPNNTILYLNSSNIDAELAVNETDKVGLSVDQWTGAMLRQFLLVSMVPAVGYAAGVEQLISYHSYYDISKEARIQSISQGGITTNITYKQLDRSINPGLYDVSQTENYPYVQVSQSVGMYVVSGLTQSTATDKKVKQDFRYRGLTSNILGRGMIGFRKTALSSWYADGFENTKVWSGVEIDPTNEGIPIKEWSIRTNDETKIFPADISENNTQLLSFKSTTYQVDKLLNGQLITTVSNADRAKVVTVILPKINKGKDFLTGITAESTITYGEYYLPVQNTSNINAGFSLKTSAYDYNNNPTGAGKDYYIGRLKSKTDVVQAYNDTKSGKEEYTYENTNLKTIKKWNTDNTGYLLDTFQYDGFGNVLQKVTANSVDSQTETSKTEFDAKGRFVIKKTDNLGLETQLTYNDWGQLLTQTDPMGNTVSSTYDAWGKLLTSKTNLTGMTTYAYDRDSNSNTTVTQNKPDGDVSKTFTNRLGQEYKVSAKASMQGQYISKETQYDILGRKVIESEPYFERENASQWNVMEYDDSVFPAKVKVTAFTGMRSETVVSGLTTTVTELSGYGRVTSKIKDALGNVKSSTDKGGTIQFSYNASGDQTQAKYAENVVTTKYDAWGRKSEFNDPSNGIYKYEYTGFGLPKKTISPKGSKEYTYNTLGQLISQKEFSTIDNGQTTNKTISFTYNGKGQITGKSGTVKGQTFSTVLTYDPQGRLISSTENSNGKTYTEKGITFDDKGKVVSYEKEVQSGGILTKVAIENIYNAWNGELHQIKDKNSGKILWELKDANAKGQVLKAKLGESEIYNRYDPTGFLQETKQGASLQQPILNIQYAFDAVKNELMFRKTMGDFYIEESFDYDDNNRLVNWTDPVTGIKPSASRNLYDVKGRITENDAVGTMKFDNSAKIYQPTGMTLNSAGTQNYKGDLIQTILYNENNDPVYVHGEKTRLNFGYGLGNMRQRVDIERLKSTGGVSELDKNGDGIWDPNVPQWQLAISKFYSEDGSFEVVRDQSTGLEKHILHIEGGPYESNIIYLKNFGETSGSYKFLHKDYIGSVLAISDEAGNKLEQRHYDAWGNFTHLKLGNAPVITDKATIQGNYWLIDRGYTGHEHFMEVGIIHMNGRLYDPLLRRFLNADENIQDPMNTQNYNKYGYVMNNPLMYNDPDGEFLWWAAGALVGRYLNGVAANGGNWNPGKWDWERTWSAVLGGAIGGAAVSGALGNIVNNGGAIKNFLPGIVSGGLNSAFSGGNFLGGAIGGLSYSASVFTNNITSTNGISTSYKYIISPGYEYSGDDWEGLTKSILLGYVRSNFCEDCSYGQLQQKAGTKFEEAFHSIMRIKLSNLNYTSNKNKFQGMYKDRPRNTIPDGVFDIVDMQFDSRFKFKTYYGAAFAEVKAMDGTLYSSSNQGQISSMLNYMGFSNAVQKAGRGNLMIGTTSDTYVAPSLYELSSKMNISIIHYRAYYRMVSGTMHIRFSYRWTDTTDSVILK; this comes from the coding sequence ATGAAATATTACAACAAGAAAATAAAATTATTTTCTACTTTTATCTTGTCCTGTATATCCATTTTAGGATTATCGCAGACTTCATCCCCTCAAAAATTTCACGACACCAAAGGAAATATAGAAGTAACCCAGGCGGGACAGCTTCAATATACATTACCTATTGATCTTCCTCCCGGAGTAAAAAATACAGCACCCAATATGAGCCTTGTTTATGTGAGCGGGGCCGGCAACGGACTGGCAGGTTATGGATGGAATATTTCGGGAATTACATCAATCTCGAGAGTTGGGAAAAATTTGGAGAAAGATGGCGTTAAAAAAGCTGTAAAGCTCGATTATTATGACCACTTCAGCTTTAACGGACAGCGTTTAATTTTGAAATCAGGTGAATACGGTAAAGATGGGGCAGAGTATGTGACTGAAAAATATTCGAATATAAAGATAAAATCATTTGGGACTCTGATCGGACAGATACAGGGGCCCTTTTATTGGGAAGTTACTTTTGAAGACGGCTCCCAGGCCTGGTTTGGAGAAACGTCTGCTGAATCGGCAACGGCACGAACTTTTATTGATTATAATATTGTAAAGTCAAAAGATGCAAATGGTAATACCGTTAAATACAACTATCAGCTAGAGGACAATGTTGCTGTTATCAAAAGTGTTGAATGGGGCGGAAATGAGGATCAGAATACGCCACATTTTAATAAGATTGAATTTACTTATACTACAAGACCGATACCTGAGACTGCCTATGTTGCAGGAATGCTCTTTTCACAGTCCAAGCTGCTAGCATCTATTACCATATCGACAAACAGCCAGCAGTACAAAAAGTATAATGTTTCTTATAAAAAAGACCTTCAGGAAACAGGCTACAGGTATCTGGATAAAATAACAATTTTAAACGGCAAAAATGAAGAAGCCAATCCTGTGACTTTCACTTATGAAAAATCAATGGATCTTCCCAATCCCAATATAAGAACATGGGAAACCAGTTCTTCATTAAGGCCTAAGGAAGGGGAAGACCTTGTAGGCGATTTTGATGGTGATGGTAATCTTGATTTATTAAGATATCATTCTGCAACATCACAGACCATACAACAGATCGGTTTATACCTGTACAGTAACCTCTATAATGCGAAATATAATGCAATAGTTCCAAGTTATTTAGGAAACATCATTACGCTAACGGATTTTAAGGGTGCCACAGCCGTTAATTTAAAAAAGGGTAACCTGATTCATAACCGGCAGGGATTTGTTACCAATAAATCTGTTACTAATCCTTCTACATCGAAAAAAGATCTGGAGTTATCTTTTTATAGCCTTACAGGGAGTAATCAATTGAATCTGGATTATAAAAAGGTTATTCCCTCTGCAAGTTGGGACCACACTTCCGGAACGAGCCAAAATGGAACAAAAACAGAAGTTAGGGGGTTAACAGGTGTTGATTTCAATGGTGATGGTTTAAGTGAATTGGTTTTAAAGCTTAGTGATAAGGTGTGTAGCTCAATACCTGCAAACAATTCTGACAAACTTCCTTTTGAGTGTAATTATTATATGAGGTACCACGTTATTGACCCTGATGAATCGATCCCGAATAACGAATGGTTTTACCTTTTAAATCTTTATCCTGATTTTGAAAAGAGGGATAAGGATGTATTTACTACTCACAGAGTCGGTGACTTTAACGGAGATGGGATATTTGACTTCCTGAAATTGGATCAGAATAAGAAACCATTCCTTATTACTTTTCAGAAAAACCTTCAGGGAAAGTATACTTCTGAAGTAGCTCCTTATCCAATAAACTCAGTGAACAATCAAAGCTTGCTCGGTCTTTGGGAAGACTGTGTGGTTGGAGATTATAATGGGGATGGTCTTAGTGATATCATGGTACCCAGTTCAGATGATTCGCCTCTTTGGTATCTCTATACTTCAAAAGGGAATGGTTTCATAGATAATACTGTAAATTTTGAGAAACCGAGAAAAAACAGGGTAGTGACTAAGGACCCAAATGATAGAATAGATGTATTGAACCCTAGAACTTATGTTGCCTATGATATTAATAATGATGGAAAAGCAGAACTTATTCGCCTTACTTCGGATAGAATGTATCTGAAAGACCATATTCAGGATAGTAACCAAGGGGTAAGATACCTGAGGGTTCGTGGCACGACGGTAAATGTATTCTCAACTTTTGGAGGTGGGGGAAACCCTCCTGCCAGCGATAGCCAACCTTATCCAAATAATACTATTCTGTATTTAAATTCCAGCAATATTGATGCAGAGCTGGCAGTCAATGAAACTGATAAAGTAGGTCTGTCTGTGGACCAATGGACAGGAGCGATGCTTCGGCAATTTTTATTAGTTTCAATGGTTCCTGCTGTTGGATATGCAGCTGGTGTAGAGCAGCTAATATCCTATCATTCTTATTATGATATTTCTAAAGAAGCCCGTATCCAAAGTATCTCACAAGGAGGGATAACGACGAATATTACGTATAAGCAGTTGGATAGAAGCATAAACCCGGGATTATATGATGTTTCTCAAACAGAAAACTATCCGTATGTTCAGGTTAGCCAATCCGTGGGAATGTACGTTGTTTCGGGTCTTACCCAGTCTACGGCGACGGATAAAAAGGTGAAGCAGGATTTCAGGTATAGAGGGCTTACCTCAAACATCCTTGGAAGAGGAATGATTGGATTCAGAAAAACAGCCCTCAGCTCATGGTACGCAGATGGATTTGAAAATACTAAAGTATGGTCCGGCGTTGAAATTGATCCTACAAATGAAGGTATCCCGATTAAAGAATGGTCAATTAGAACCAATGATGAAACTAAGATATTTCCGGCCGATATTTCTGAAAATAATACCCAGTTATTAAGCTTTAAGTCTACCACCTATCAAGTTGATAAACTCTTGAACGGACAGCTGATAACCACTGTTTCGAATGCTGATAGAGCTAAGGTGGTTACTGTAATTCTTCCTAAAATCAATAAAGGAAAGGACTTTTTAACAGGTATTACCGCTGAAAGTACAATCACTTATGGAGAATATTATCTTCCGGTGCAAAATACTTCGAATATCAATGCTGGATTTTCTTTAAAGACTTCTGCTTATGATTATAATAATAACCCTACAGGAGCAGGTAAAGATTATTATATCGGGCGCTTGAAATCTAAAACGGACGTTGTTCAGGCATATAATGATACCAAATCGGGTAAGGAGGAATATACCTATGAAAATACGAATCTGAAAACGATAAAAAAATGGAACACTGACAATACAGGATATCTTCTGGATACCTTTCAGTACGACGGGTTTGGAAATGTACTTCAAAAAGTGACTGCCAATAGTGTGGATTCCCAGACAGAAACTTCAAAAACCGAATTTGACGCAAAAGGAAGGTTTGTTATAAAGAAGACCGATAATTTGGGTCTGGAGACTCAATTAACTTATAATGATTGGGGGCAGCTCCTTACCCAAACAGATCCGATGGGAAATACTGTAAGTAGCACCTATGATGCATGGGGGAAATTATTGACCTCTAAAACCAATTTAACCGGAATGACGACGTATGCCTATGATAGGGATAGTAATTCCAATACCACTGTAACTCAAAACAAACCGGATGGTGATGTATCAAAAACTTTCACTAACAGATTGGGGCAAGAGTACAAAGTTTCTGCTAAAGCTTCGATGCAGGGACAGTACATTTCCAAAGAAACCCAATATGATATCTTGGGTAGAAAAGTCATAGAATCGGAACCCTATTTTGAAAGGGAAAATGCGAGCCAATGGAATGTGATGGAGTATGACGATTCTGTTTTCCCTGCCAAAGTAAAGGTTACAGCATTTACCGGTATGCGGTCTGAGACTGTTGTTTCAGGTCTTACAACAACTGTTACGGAATTAAGCGGGTATGGAAGGGTCACATCCAAAATCAAGGATGCTTTAGGTAACGTAAAATCTTCCACTGACAAAGGAGGAACAATACAGTTTTCCTATAATGCTTCAGGGGACCAGACGCAAGCGAAATATGCAGAAAATGTTGTGACTACGAAATATGACGCATGGGGGCGAAAGTCTGAATTTAATGATCCGTCAAATGGCATCTATAAATATGAGTATACAGGTTTTGGCCTGCCTAAGAAAACGATAAGTCCGAAAGGAAGTAAAGAATATACTTATAATACTTTAGGGCAGCTAATTTCGCAGAAAGAATTTTCTACGATAGATAACGGACAGACAACCAATAAAACTATTTCTTTTACTTATAATGGAAAAGGACAGATTACTGGCAAATCAGGTACGGTTAAAGGCCAGACCTTTAGCACTGTTTTAACCTATGATCCGCAGGGAAGATTAATTTCCTCAACTGAAAATAGCAATGGAAAAACCTATACTGAAAAAGGGATTACCTTTGATGATAAGGGAAAGGTCGTTTCTTACGAAAAAGAAGTACAGTCTGGCGGAATCTTAACTAAGGTTGCTATAGAAAACATCTACAACGCCTGGAACGGAGAACTCCATCAGATTAAAGACAAGAATTCTGGTAAGATTCTTTGGGAGCTGAAAGACGCAAATGCAAAAGGACAGGTTTTAAAAGCTAAACTAGGGGAATCTGAGATTTACAATAGATATGATCCAACTGGTTTTCTTCAGGAAACTAAACAAGGGGCTTCTCTCCAGCAGCCAATTCTGAATATCCAGTATGCTTTTGATGCGGTCAAAAATGAATTGATGTTCAGAAAAACCATGGGTGATTTTTATATTGAAGAATCTTTTGATTATGATGATAATAACCGTCTTGTTAACTGGACAGATCCGGTAACGGGAATTAAACCCTCTGCAAGCAGGAACCTATATGATGTAAAAGGAAGGATTACAGAAAATGACGCTGTAGGAACAATGAAGTTTGACAATTCTGCGAAAATATATCAGCCCACCGGTATGACCTTAAATTCAGCGGGAACGCAAAACTATAAGGGAGATCTGATTCAGACTATTCTTTATAATGAAAATAATGATCCGGTGTATGTTCATGGAGAAAAGACACGTCTCAACTTTGGGTATGGATTAGGGAATATGAGACAGAGGGTTGATATCGAAAGACTAAAAAGCACAGGGGGAGTTTCTGAGTTAGATAAAAATGGAGACGGGATTTGGGATCCTAATGTACCTCAATGGCAGCTGGCAATCTCTAAGTTTTACAGTGAAGATGGAAGCTTTGAAGTGGTGAGAGATCAGTCTACGGGGCTGGAAAAGCATATTCTGCATATTGAAGGAGGGCCGTATGAATCTAATATCATATATTTGAAGAACTTTGGTGAGACTTCCGGTTCTTATAAGTTTTTGCATAAAGACTATATAGGAAGTGTCCTTGCCATTAGTGATGAAGCCGGAAACAAGCTGGAACAAAGGCATTATGATGCGTGGGGGAATTTTACCCATCTAAAATTAGGTAACGCACCCGTCATTACAGATAAGGCAACTATTCAGGGAAATTATTGGCTTATTGACCGTGGGTATACCGGCCATGAACATTTTATGGAAGTGGGCATTATCCATATGAACGGGAGGTTATATGATCCTTTGCTCAGAAGGTTTTTAAATGCTGATGAAAATATTCAGGATCCTATGAATACCCAGAATTACAATAAGTATGGGTATGTGATGAATAACCCGCTGATGTATAACGATCCTGATGGAGAATTTTTGTGGTGGGCAGCCGGAGCTTTAGTAGGTAGATATTTAAATGGCGTAGCTGCTAATGGTGGAAACTGGAACCCCGGAAAATGGGATTGGGAAAGAACATGGAGTGCAGTTTTGGGAGGTGCTATTGGTGGAGCCGCTGTTTCAGGAGCATTGGGGAATATAGTAAATAATGGCGGTGCCATTAAAAACTTCTTACCAGGAATTGTTTCAGGAGGTTTGAATTCTGCTTTTAGTGGTGGCAATTTTTTGGGTGGTGCTATTGGTGGGTTATCTTATTCTGCTAGTGTATTTACCAACAATATTACTTCTACAAATGGAATTAGTACTAGCTACAAATATATTATTTCTCCAGGATATGAGTATTCAGGAGATGATTGGGAAGGTTTAACAAAAAGCATACTGTTAGGCTATGTTAGATCTAATTTCTGTGAAGATTGTTCTTATGGACAACTACAACAAAAGGCTGGAACTAAGTTTGAAGAAGCATTTCATAGTATAATGAGAATTAAATTATCTAACTTGAATTATACTAGTAATAAAAATAAATTTCAAGGAATGTATAAAGATAGGCCCAGAAATACAATACCTGATGGGGTATTTGATATTGTCGATATGCAATTTGATAGTAGATTTAAGTTCAAGACATATTATGGGGCAGCATTTGCAGAAGTCAAAGCGATGGATGGTACTTTGTATAGCAGTTCAAATCAAGGACAAATTTCCTCAATGCTAAATTATATGGGATTTAGTAATGCAGTACAAAAAGCAGGAAGAGGAAATCTTATGATAGGAACAACTTCAGATACTTATGTTGCGCCTAGCTTATATGAACTTTCTAGTAAAATGAATATCAGTATTATTCATTATAGGGCATATTATAGAATGGTTTCTGGCACAATGCACATCCGGTTTAGTTATAGATGGACAGACACTACGGATTCAGTCATCCTAAAATAA
- a CDS encoding DUF7674 family protein, translated as MMKVQMQTINQKIAVEYLKFFYPRLRNEIIQLSVQDNFAGIMQMTVNYLKGLLQESKINIIAHHIKLMDGLYRNGNSYVRTMIENIFVRSFESFKKHAKIAHWKLLYQYMPVSFQIIYNEQQKQDQIYFGK; from the coding sequence ATGATGAAAGTACAAATGCAAACTATTAATCAAAAAATAGCTGTTGAATACTTAAAATTTTTCTATCCGCGACTTCGCAATGAAATCATACAGTTGTCTGTACAGGATAACTTTGCAGGAATTATGCAAATGACGGTTAATTATCTGAAAGGTCTGCTGCAGGAATCAAAGATCAACATTATTGCCCATCATATCAAACTGATGGACGGACTTTACAGAAATGGAAATTCCTATGTAAGAACGATGATTGAAAATATCTTCGTAAGGTCTTTTGAAAGCTTTAAAAAACACGCTAAGATTGCCCATTGGAAACTTCTTTATCAGTATATGCCGGTAAGCTTCCAGATTATTTATAATGAGCAGCAGAAGCAGGACCAGATTTATTTTGGAAAATAA
- a CDS encoding membrane lipoprotein lipid attachment site-containing protein — MDSIILLYLYRFNFIIGNTKYMKKIICIIGLLAVLASCNQSEHTGQQKDESKEEKSLSKEQESNPKESKDRISKEEAVKLAVKQFEAYLPKILKTYDDGVIDLQDPHVGDFTGDGIEDVAIYWNIAPEGGNALIGQGLSLYKNDGHSVKVIAGYEPDYLFAFDTIKNGKIIVEKLEYTEEDGRCCPSIRTKHALTIKGSKVY, encoded by the coding sequence ATGGATTCTATTATATTGCTGTATCTTTATCGTTTCAATTTTATCATCGGAAATACAAAATATATGAAGAAGATCATCTGTATCATAGGGCTGCTGGCAGTGTTGGCAAGTTGTAACCAATCTGAGCATACAGGGCAGCAAAAAGATGAATCAAAAGAAGAGAAGTCTTTATCCAAAGAACAAGAATCAAATCCAAAAGAATCGAAAGACAGGATTTCCAAAGAAGAAGCTGTAAAGTTGGCTGTAAAACAATTTGAAGCTTATTTACCTAAGATTCTTAAAACTTATGATGATGGAGTCATTGACCTGCAGGATCCTCATGTTGGAGATTTTACCGGTGATGGGATAGAAGATGTAGCTATTTACTGGAATATTGCCCCTGAAGGCGGAAATGCACTGATAGGACAGGGATTATCCTTATACAAAAATGATGGACATTCCGTTAAAGTGATAGCCGGATATGAACCGGATTACCTGTTTGCCTTTGATACCATTAAAAATGGAAAAATTATTGTAGAAAAACTGGAATATACCGAAGAAGATGGAAGATGCTGTCCTTCAATAAGGACTAAACATGCCCTAACCATCAAAGGAAGTAAAGTATATTAA
- a CDS encoding winged helix-turn-helix transcriptional regulator, whose translation MEKECETSYINVDQKSYPCAVSFVMDLIGGRWKGVILCHLKNGDKRFGELKKDLSFITETTLSLQLRQLERDGLITRTVFGIKPPVKTVYSLSELGTSFIPLLDNINEWGKNILENRKTS comes from the coding sequence ATGGAAAAAGAATGTGAGACTTCCTATATCAATGTTGACCAAAAATCTTATCCCTGTGCGGTAAGCTTTGTCATGGACCTTATTGGCGGAAGATGGAAAGGGGTAATTCTTTGTCACTTAAAAAACGGAGACAAGCGGTTTGGGGAACTCAAAAAAGACCTTTCCTTTATCACTGAAACAACGCTAAGTCTTCAGTTGAGGCAGTTGGAAAGAGATGGGTTGATTACCAGAACTGTTTTCGGAATAAAACCTCCTGTAAAAACAGTGTATAGCTTATCAGAGCTGGGCACTTCATTCATTCCATTGTTGGATAATATCAATGAATGGGGTAAAAATATTTTGGAAAATAGAAAAACCTCTTAA
- a CDS encoding DUF7674 family protein has protein sequence MNYLQAVQEINELFPDFETELNETQSPNSYSVIRTFTERIKNMIRQNDSNLLFKSLQKIDKMYMDGDILLKNAIENTFIYSLDNFTAFCSKEYRQMIFSHISSDLKNSYSRQIYSHGI, from the coding sequence ATGAACTATTTACAAGCTGTACAGGAAATCAATGAGCTGTTTCCTGACTTTGAAACGGAATTAAATGAAACCCAAAGCCCCAATTCATACAGTGTGATCCGGACTTTCACGGAACGTATCAAAAATATGATCCGCCAGAATGACAGTAATCTGTTGTTCAAAAGTTTACAAAAGATTGACAAAATGTACATGGATGGAGATATCCTCTTAAAAAATGCCATTGAGAACACTTTTATCTACTCTCTGGACAATTTTACAGCGTTTTGCAGCAAAGAATACAGACAAATGATCTTCAGTCACATTTCTTCGGACCTGAAAAACAGCTATTCAAGACAAATTTACAGTCATGGCATATAA